The following DNA comes from Ictalurus punctatus breed USDA103 chromosome 19, Coco_2.0, whole genome shotgun sequence.
GTAGCATCTGCTATCTTCTATGCAGTAGTCTTCTGGGGAGTTGggagcacagagagggacaggaaaCATCTTAACAAACTGGTTAAGAGGGGGCTAACTCTGTCCTGGTCTGCCCTCTGGACAGCATAGAGGTGGTGGGGGAGAGATAAAGATGTTAGCTAAGCTGGTGTCAATCATAGGCAATTCCTCTCACCCCCTATATGAGACATTAGGGTCCCTGATcagctccttcagcagcagaCTGCTGCACCCTCAGTGTAAGAAAGTGCGTTACCTAGGGTTAGGTCCTTAGGGTTGCAGGTTCTTCATCCCTACAgcagtcagactctttaatgCAAGAAACcaacataatgtagcactgctagttgtttttttgcatcatcAGCCACACGTTAACAATAATTCTGCAATATGAAAATTTATTCACTTATTACTATTTGTTACCCTCTACTGTTAACTGTGCAATAATCCATTTATCACTTATCTGTACATAAACGaggtgttactcatctgtatatattcatatttgaatTCATCTTTACATACACTGTGGTGTTCATggtgtacatattaccattattgttatttttactactattattcttatttttctattcctattatatattttgtttagacatttttttttttttcaattttattccCATTGTCATGTATATCGGAGAAGGAACTTTGAACTACAGGTCCCAGAAGTCACTGCACCTCACTGTATGACAGTCATATGACCACCTGTACCTGAATCACGTCATGTTAACGAGCACCTATgagtatatagccacagtttacACTGTACTCCTGGTCTTacgattttctttctttgccactgtctctgttgctgtgtttaggGTCCTTGTTTCACGATTAGTCTTTGCCTTAATGTTTTGCCACAAGTTCTATAGTTACTGTTTTGTTGGTATTCATATTAAAGCAAGTCTGCACTTGCATTCATCTCCACCTCCATTTGTGAcacctatttaatgtgtattctttcttatctgtttttttgtgtaattgagctgctttttatcttatcttatcttacaagctgtgcaaaacaattaaCAACTAGCCATTAGTATGGTACAACTATATCTCCCTTATTTGATCCACCCAGTTCAAGTTCTAAAGCACTGTACTAAGCATATGAGTAGAATTAGGTGTGTAAAATAAAGGAGAATACAAAACAATGTTAAAGTCAACATCAAATCAAAATTGACCCAATTTACTTTCTTAATACATGTTCTTGGTCATATTGTGAATGACGAATCCCACTGATGTTAGCGGCTTCAAGCGACAGTAGCAGATAGTTGTCAACTTAGCTTGATAACCGTGAATAAACTCTTCAACTCAGCCTTGATTGTGTAGCAGAAGAGTCCTGTACAACAATTCTGCTAACATCCTCGAAACTGATTTGCGGCAGGGTGAAGAGAGAAGCAGTGAAGTATCTTTCTATTTTTCCTCAGCATAGAAATTGCATAGAAACTGTAGCGGAAGTAGGTTTACATGGCAATGACATATTTCCGATTCTTGTGAAATTGGCCTATCCAGAGACTGAATGTTGGCTAACAAGATACTGGGGAGAGAAGGGCTGAAGCATTGTTTCTGGGATCTGCAGAGAATACCAGTCGGTTTGCTTTTCCTCCTTTTCTGATGGCATCTTCGAATGCAAGCCGGCAATAATGAGAGCGCACAATTGACACAACTGGAGCGCATAATTTCCACAAGGCTGCACTGTTTTAAAACCAGAGTTTAAGGATGATCTAATGTCCAGTAAAGTTTGTCAGTCACATTGCATAACTCCTAGTCATATAGCCTCCTACTGGTAAAAGGAAATAGCACTCATAACACAAGATGTGTAGTGCTCATAACACAACATTTAATCAATGAAATTTACAAAACTTTCTTAAAACattcatacaaacaaacaaaaacccaatacTGTATCCACATATTTGTTTAGGAAGCATCATCTGTTCaattttaatgtgtttgtaCTTGGGTTTACCTTTTATAGTGCCAACCACTTCACTCTGCCTAGGATACCACCTTTCTCCCTCATCTagtgtggcatataaatcgccctcactcctcccacaccaaaAAAAAGGTCAGGGTTGGATGTCATGGTACACACATGGCTGAGGTCATGTATGTACGcctttcccccgatcgctctgctcccacaggcTCTTGAGAGAGCTTGTCAAGATCGtgctatgtctgctgctagtaacACAgaattggccagctcgaatttGTTTCTGAGGTAATATctcgggcgcacggtggcttaatggttagcatgtttgcctcacacctccagggttgagggggTTAGATTCCTGCCACTCccctgtgtgcagagtttgcatgttctccccgtgctgcgggggtttcctccaggtactcctgtttccttcTCCAGTCCACAGACTTGCATGGCAGGTTGagtggcatgtccaaagtgtgcatagtgtatgaatgggtgactgaatgtgtgtgtgattgtgccctgcggtggattggcaccctggccagggtgtaccccgtcttgtgccccatgctccctgggataggctccaggttccccaagaccacgtaggataagcggtatagaaaatggatggatgagacatCTCTGCTGGATGGCACTCCATTAACAgccagagtgtttatttgagtccaatggactttatataaacactgtaggatgtgaattcaacactgtgggtgttaaatcaatactggtgattttgctgtgcagTTTGGGtctacgtggccaccatttcggccagccatgcccctattgatagAGCCACCCCACAGGCAAAGCACCATGCAataccggaaacagaaatgattagttcacgtcttgagccttcgggttcgagtcgttcgttcatcatgtcacagccccactgccttcagcctatggggcggtcacataatgaacgaacgactcgaacccgaagatttgagacgtgaactaatcatttctgtttccggggaacagaTGTCACAAATgagacgtgacaaaagaaggaACGACTCTgatcgggaggtgaggtgaactaacagactgcataccctgaagacctaatgctaagcaattaattaataatttgtttCCTCACAGTTTggttagtttattttttttttatagtttatttttttattccaagtGTGATCAACatttgcgtaagtactagatgtgtatgggaatttaacatgtaacattttatgaTATTTCTCTGAAATGAACGGAATGACTCAGGAAAAGATCCGTTCATTTTGCTGGGCATGAtacaaagatccgagtcagtaaaataaTCTGAACTTCCCGTTACGCAGGTACTCTGCCGATGATGAAATTTGCATCGCGCATAATGTACACTGCTCCTCGCGTATGAGCAAAAAGTGAAGCGTACTTTCTGCTTAAATGTTGGCCGTGAACAGGTGAGTTCCCCAGGCTTAAAGTAGTGAGAGTGTCTGTGAAACTCTATGGCCTCAGAGATGGCGTTTATTTGTCATCAAAAAGCACTTAAAACGTCGTGTCTTTTCTCTTCTCGGGGCTCTGAGCAGGATGGTGGCGAGCTGCCCGTGCCCTTCGCTCTCAGTTGAGCCCACTCGGGGACTCGTGGACGAAAAGCTCCGGATCTTCGTGACAAATTTAAACCCGAACCAGGAGGTGACCCTTCACTGTCTGCATCAGTCGGAGGACAAGGACTTTTGGGAAGCATTTGGACACCATGTGAGCGACGGACAGGGCACTGTGACTGGTACAAACTGAAACTTCCTCCCCCCATCTTCTCCGGATAGGTTTTCTATCAGTGTTTGTTAATTAATAGAGGGCGTCTTCATGATGTACACATGGTTGTCACACTGAAACTTTGATATACCAcatcattttaatacaaacGGACTATTTtgtcctttattattattattattattattattattattattattattattattaatcattggCACATTAGCTGACAAATTAGCGTACATGAAGAAGGAAGATTTTAACAGGATATAAACAAATGGAATCAAATATGGTTTTATCATGATAGAACACAAGATTATAATTTACTTCTTAAACGAAGCagaggtgatcagtgattggttgtgtGAAAGCagaggtgatcagtgattggttgttgggaagcagaggtgatcagtgattggttgttgggaagcagaggtgatcagtgattggtctttgggaaaCATAccttatacatacatttattcatttagcagacgcttttatccaaagcaacttacaaatgaggaaatacaagcaaagcgatatatcaagtggggaacaatacaagtagtgctaccatacaagatcttttaattgagttctagaaaagcaaagtgctcagagtagaggtgtaagggCCAGAggaagttttattatttatttatttatttatttatttattttttaaggataatgtggggttggagTTTTAGGGGTTAGCTatgtgctcacggaagaggtgggtctttagctgttttttgaagatagtgacagattctgtggtccggattgagattggaagttcattccaccactgagggacagttagtgtgaaggttctggaaagggaccttgagccacgctgagtaggtactattaagagtcggtcgttgattgatcgcagattgcatgagggaacgtaagccttcaggagagagttgaggtaggagggtgctgttccagacaaggtcttgtacgtgagcatcaaggccttgaatttgatatgggtggctacaggaagccagtggggggagatgaagaggggtgtgacctGTGTCTTTTTGGGCTGGTTAaagacgaggtgtgctgctgcattctgaatcatctgaaggggtttgatggagcttgctgggaggcctgagagtagtgcaTTACAGTTGTCCTGTTTTGATATTACAAGAGCctggaaacagtggtgatcagtgactggtctttgggaaacagtggtgatcaatgattggtctttgggaaacagtggtgatcagtgactggtctttgggaaacagtggtgatctgtgattggtctttgggaaacagtggtgatcagtgagtgGTCTCAAGCATCACTTCTTAAACAAGTATTTgtcatttgcattttattagTCTGCTTTTTAAACTTGCCCAATGCTTTTTGGAGTGTCTgtatactgaagaaaaaaagaaacccctTTTCCACATGTCATAACACATCTTTTATCAACCAGTTCATTTGTACAGGTATATTCAATCTGGAGTTATTCATACTGGTCATTTCACTGAAGGTAAACAACAGCATAAAACTTTAAAGATGCCTGTAGGCACAGGCCATAAAATTGATTCATATGACAGATTCAGATGGTACTAAAACCCAAGAGGGAGATGCTCtggtaataattacattatccCACATCCCAATGTAAAACTAATCCAAGCAGAACAGGGCTCATGTTTTAGAAAACTGTAAAGTTTGCATATGTACAGTGTGCTTAATCCTGCACCTCAAGTACATATTAGGCATTAACAATGCAGCTTAAAAGTAGAGCAGAATGCAGTCACGCTATAATGCTACTCATGGATTCAACAATCATATACAAGTGAAACAGAACTGATTTTCAAACAATTGGCCAGACGTAAGTGTAATATACAGAAAGAAGAGAGGAAGCTGCAATTCAGCATGAAGTTTGGATTAAGTTCGCATGAGTGCTGGTCACAAAACAGTCAGTCAAATACAGTTAATATTAGCTGAGGTCTAGTATCATACAACAAGACGTAAACAGACGCTCATTTCAGAGCACTGTAAAACTGAAGCAGGTGGGTAGAATGATAAAAACATGATATCATAGGATCACAGTATTTAGTTTCATTAAGGTTAAAGTTGGATTACATAGAACATGCGAGGGAAATGTTGACACCGGCAAACATTTCATAtgtgttaaaatgacactaaACTTTCGGAGGAAATATGCAGTACTTCTATAAATAGAAATGATTGCCTTCAATCTTTCCATGAAGAAGCTTCATTTTCATTAGATCATCAATTTTCATGTAAATTCAGCAGTAAAGCACAGTCATACAGTCTTTAGAGATTGCTgtatgtgaacatgtgtgtaCGCAGTGGCAAAGGACTCCAGTGTGGGAGGCACGTATACAGGTGTGGAGTCCATGGCACTGATGTGGAGCCTGCAGCCAGTACCAGGCAGCCGAACAGGACTGAGGTATGTCACGTTACACCACTATTATTACGCAATAAGTGATAATGTAAATATATGgcaattctattttatttgaacACTTAATGCTTAAAacatgaaatagatttttctaaaCTAGAgcatttttttaagcaaaacaCAACATTCCCACAATGAACAGTTATAAGGACTCTCTGGACAGAGAGTTTTAAGTCTATTCTTTCTCCTTCATTCAGAACTTTTCATGCTCCTTTGTATTCCTCCTTTGTGCTCCTTCCTCTCCTTTGTGTTCACCGTCTTCAGTTCAGTCCACATGTCCTAATGCAGAAACTGGGACcgtcattttaaaacataaatggTTGCAGAAACACACAATATATGTCTTTATGTGGGTGTATGTTTGAGGTCATCATGTTGTTGATGGATCTATTTGTGGCCGAGTCTTAACTTCCCGTTACCGGCAGCCAGGATGATTATCTGTTCTAATACTACCAGGCAGGTTTAATACTGTGCAGGTCAGGAATTGTTTGAAGTTATATCTATTTtgtgtattgtttattttatatcatgGTTTTTACCCTTTCTATTGACCCTGTTAAATTAAAGGCTATAAAGACATTAGCTGTGGAGAACTTTATGGACTTTCTGAACAAGTTCTCGAACCTTTACTGGGCTAAATaattgttttggttttcattttattggGTCCTGCGTTgtatgatttgtttgttttaagcctttgttaaatataccaTTTATTGACCTGCTTGTTgaggtttgaattaaacccattcaGGGCATGTGACAGTTAAACCTTGTGCACTCGTCTAACCAATCCCAATCTGTGTAATTTAGGTTGCGAAAGCGAGATGTCCTCACACCAATGGTATTCCACATTTCTGTGTATGATGGACACATGGCTCAGGATTTTATCCAGCTCACACCGTTAGTGACCATCGTCATAGAAAGATGGTACACGGCTCCAGGTGTGCAGAGGGTCGATGTACGTGAGAAATGAGTTCGAGGAACTTTGTTCATCCCTCCAGGTACACATGCACAAGCACTCAGTCCTGTGTAGGAGTtagattgtgagttcaaatctcagtgtcACCAACtgccactgtgacctgttcagTTGTATCATGTCTCATATGTACGCTGCTTTGGAGAGAAGCATCAGCCAAGCGAGTAAGTATAAATGTAAAACCTGAGAAccaagaggaaacccatgcaaacacaaagtgaacatgcaaaacttcacacacacagtaacctgAACTCGGGATCGAACCAGAGACCCGGGAGCTACCATGCTGCCCCCTACCCCATATGATCTTTATAAAAACCCTTGGTAAATTTAAAaggtatgtacagtacagaaaGATAATGATGAAGATTAGttattactatcactactaatattatattattttaataataagtgATTATAACTACCATGCTCTCTGTTCATCCAGGTCCTGGCCCATTTCCAGGTGTGTTGGACATgtggggaggaggaggaggcctGGTGGAGTATCGAGCTGCGCTGCTGGCCTCACATGGCTTTGTCGCGTTTGCTCTGGAGTATCTGACTCCAGATGAAATAAAAGACGTTAGTGTATCTTACTTTGAGGTAATTCAACACAAAGCCCCTCATGGTCTCATGATTTGCACATACATACTATAACTTATTAAGAAAACGGACCTCTCCTGTGGAAATAAATCAGGTGTTTTTGTCCAAGTTTGAATATTAGTCATTGCACTGAAATCTCTTTGACCACACGGCACCCTGTGTTTATCATCACAGTGCAATAATGACTTACATAGTTATATTAAAACAGGTGGCAGAGTGGATTAAAACATCCAGTCTGATGTCCTTAGCCTACTGTAACTACTTAATGTTTCCTGTGTGCATCTGTGCCACAACGGAGGATGTACCTTACTGTTGTTACTTGGTTGACATACATTCTATCTACTATTTACatatgcatttttgtttttggagaatattttgaataaaaagGGCATTTTGGGAGAAAGCTTCCCTGAAGATGGAAGCCGCAATCTCAAGAGCTCACCACCATTTATGCACATAGGTCACATGGATGTTTTTCTGCAGTTGTGAACATTTTGCTTagtgcatttcatttcatactTGATCTCAGGTTggtgtttgtgtctgttttgtAGATTGCATATCAGATCATACAGGAGCATCCCATGGTGCTAAGGGACAGAGTGGCTCTGTTGGGCCTCTCATTCGGTGCTTCTGTTGCTCTTTCTATGGCTGCTCAGTCCTCTGTCATCAAGGTGATTTAGCATTATACAtacaataaacagataaaaagaatAATAGTGATGGGCTTTTCCTCTTTCCACAGGGATATTCAACCAAAtattgttatttactttaatttacttttaacTCGACTGTTAAGTCTATCTAAAAGATATTGATgtctatctgttccaatacttttgctcacctaaaaactgGGTGGTCTTCCACCAAAGGTCCCATGttataagttgtttaacacatctagatattaGGGAATtaactataaatgtaaaaatatatataattttttaagcATAATTTTATAGCAAAATTTTATACAATAATAAAGTTCAAAGTAAAAAAGTACATCTAATTGTTAAAGTAAGTAAAGATCTTTTCTACACctgattttattaaattatgCATGTCTCATGAATGAATATAGAGGGCATGCTGAAGCaggtggatggactacaacagcagaagaccacattgggttccactcctatcaGCCCGGAAAAAGAATCTGAGGTTGTTCTcggactcacccaaactggacagttgaagattagaataaaaaaatcacctggtctttttacCTGGTCTGTGCCCATGagagcctcagattcttgttcatgcctgacaggagtggaacctgatgtg
Coding sequences within:
- the LOC108279984 gene encoding LOW QUALITY PROTEIN: peroxisomal succinyl-coenzyme A thioesterase (The sequence of the model RefSeq protein was modified relative to this genomic sequence to represent the inferred CDS: substituted 1 base at 1 genomic stop codon) — encoded protein: MLAVNRMVASCPCPSLSVEPTRGLVDEKLRIFVTNLNPNQEVTLHCLHQSEDKDFWEAFGHHVSDGQGTVTVAKDSSVGGTYTGVESMALMWSLQPVPGSRTGLRLRKRDVLTPMVFHISVYDGHMAQDFIQLTPLVTIVIERWYTAPGVQRVDVREKXVRGTLFIPPGPGPFPGVLDMWGGGGGLVEYRAALLASHGFVAFALEYLTPDEIKDVSVSYFEIAYQIIQEHPMVLRDRVALLGLSFGASVALSMAAQSSVIKPQCCISISGSHVTPLRNTVSEVYEWLSRLFHKVRIMDNQVIWRDLLLPIPTDPAEKVDVGLIRCPLLLVVGDDDQNWATLESAEDMERITEKAGNRHLLKILIYPGAGHLIEPPYTPHHRASNFMVAGKEKVIMLWGGQTRLHAYAQEDSWEKILDFLRQHLCYAGPQARL